The Epinephelus lanceolatus isolate andai-2023 chromosome 1, ASM4190304v1, whole genome shotgun sequence genome has a window encoding:
- the LOC117257033 gene encoding T-complex protein 11 homolog, with translation MPNQRDEAADDSPADLPCLEKLDSPTGSPPTASLSSLMELENCVSNLNLAHEIVLNRDFCFKPRSPPTDSLEGRVTEIVHRAFWDSLQEQLSSDPPNYSHAVTLLQEVKTMLQSLLLPGHVRLRAQLDEVLDMELIQQEVDHGALDLHRLAGYIINTMASLCAPVRDPAVRALRDLEDPVELLREIFRVLGLMKTDMVNFTIQSLRPHLMQQAVQYERAKFQQILDKQPASLDDTTAWLQAAASEEASAVRAQSESPSPDSRGPVSATAVLNRAYMRLLRWDPQDQKYPETVLMDRARLDALGQRLQMLVLEASVLLLTNVQCGGAVFSLQGFVGKLRQSITALLEGSHTREADLKGALLGLGEKVLQLVTEAVSGQGEAVLPQESQDLLKGQISELWKHNNPVRTLIGERVQGFLQAMLQGGPTKRSPELAAPLRLVSAELAELGTAFGRIVHFNRTVFGPFYAPILRKLLFPPGEAETREDSRLAEGDPENLR, from the exons ATGCCAAATCAAAGAGACGAGGCCGCCGATGATTCCCCCGCTGACCTTCCCTGTCTGGAAAAACTTGACTCTCCCACAG GGAGCCCACCCACCGCCTCATTATCCAGTCTGATGGAGCTGGAAAATTGTGTTTCCAACCTGAACCTCGCACATGAGATAGTGCTGAACAGAGACTTCTGCTTCAAACCCAGGAGCCCTCCTACAGACAG CCTGGAGGGCAGGGTGACGGAGATTGTTCACCGAGCATTTTGGGACAGTCTTCAAGAGCAGCTGAGCAGTGATCCTCCAAACTACAGCCATGCTGTCACTCTGCTCCAGGAAGTTAAGACT ATGCTTCAGTCCCTGCTGCTGCCTGGTCACGTCAGACTGAGAGCTCAGCTGGACGAGGTGCTGGACATGGAGCTGATCCAGCAGGAGGTCGATCATGGAGCTCTGGATCTCCACAGACTGGCAGGATACATCATCAACACCATGGCATCTTTGTGTGCACCTGTGCGAGACCCAGCAGTCAGGGCACTGAGGGACCTCGAGGACCCTGTGGAGCTCTTGAG GGAGATCTTCCGTGTCCTGGGCCTGATGAAGACCGACATGGTTAACTTCACCATCCAGAGCCTGAGGCCTCACCTCATGCAGCAGGCTGTGCAGTACGAGAGGGCCAAGTTTCAGCAGATCCTGGACAAGCAGCCAG CCTCTCTGGACGATACCACGGCTTGGCTTCAGGCAGCAGCGTCAGAAGAGGCTTCGGCCGTCAGAGCTCAGTCTGAGTCTCCCAGCCCTGACAGCCGAGGTCCTGTCAGCGCCACCGCTGTCCTCAACCGGGCCTACATGCGTCTGCTACGCTGGGACCCACAAGACCAGAAGTATCCTGAG ACTGTGCTGATGGACCGAGCTCGCCTGGACGCCCTGGGCCAGAGGCTCCAGATGCTGGTTCTGGAGGCGTCAGTGCTGCTCCTGACTAACGTTCAGTGTGGGGGCGCCGTTTTCTCCCTGCAGGGGTTTGTAGGTAAACTCAGGCAGTCCATCACTGCCCTGCTGGAGGGCAGTCACACCAG GGAAGCTGACCTGAAGGGGGCGCTGCTGGGGCTCGGGGAGAAAGTGCTGCAGCTGGTGACTGAGGCTGTGAGCGGCCAGGGAGAAGCAGTGCTGCCTCAGGAGAGCCAGGATCTGCTGAAAGGACAAATCTCAGAGCTGTGGAAGCACAACAACCCTGTCCGCACACTCATAG GAGAAAGGGTACAGGGCTTCCTCCAGGCCATGCTGCAGGGCGGCCCCACTAAAAGGAGTCCAGAGCTGGCCGCTCCCCTCAGGCTGGTGAGCGCTGAGCTAGCCGAGCTGGGGACGGCCTTTGGGCGAATCGTCCACTTCAACCGAACGGTCTTTGGTCCCTTCTATGCACCCATCCTCAGGAAACTGCTGTTCCCACCAGGAGAGGCGGAGACCAGGGAGGACTCACGCTTGGCTGAGGGCGACCCAGAAAACCTCCGCTGA